Proteins co-encoded in one Thermogemmatispora onikobensis genomic window:
- a CDS encoding 3'-5' exonuclease gives MREELARDIAIVDTETTGLPEDPGFQVGEIAVIDGKGKLLFRSLIQPDAPVTPGARALHGISDEALQHAPPLTERWGELCAVLEGCASIWAYNAEFDPLALPFNP, from the coding sequence CTGCGGGAAGAGCTGGCCCGGGACATTGCCATTGTTGACACGGAGACGACAGGATTGCCCGAAGACCCGGGCTTCCAAGTGGGAGAGATCGCGGTGATCGATGGGAAGGGGAAGCTGCTCTTTCGTTCGCTGATCCAGCCGGATGCGCCTGTGACGCCAGGGGCGCGGGCCCTCCACGGGATCAGCGATGAGGCGCTCCAGCATGCGCCGCCCTTGACGGAGAGGTGGGGGGAGCTGTGTGCGGTCCTGGAGGGCTGTGCCTCTATCTGGGCCTACAATGCGGAGTTTGATCCCCTGGCGCTGCCTTTCAATCCCTAA
- a CDS encoding tyrosine-type recombinase/integrase, which yields MPTHRKSLIREAIERLDGLMAIGESRHTAKQTARQQGQLAWTCSTGRIHSYKTRSVYQEQVIRFLKWARATSGLRRLAEVDARAEELATAYLLRGIETGLSPWTLATTRSALRLFFGDRALAASVTLPPRRRELIRRSRGPVAQDHDLNPAHWQELITFLRATGLRRREVAALRVADLNLAAGVVLVRHGKGGRPRVAPVLPGVEELLQRLWAGRRPEERVFARIPSHLDVHALRREYAQALYRLLSERELPPARGRLRPADYDRAAVEAVASALGHRRVEVVLRHYLR from the coding sequence ATGCCCACGCATCGCAAGAGCCTGATCCGCGAAGCCATCGAGCGGCTCGACGGCCTGATGGCCATCGGCGAGAGCCGGCATACGGCCAAGCAGACCGCTCGCCAGCAGGGGCAGCTCGCCTGGACCTGCTCCACGGGGCGCATCCATTCCTATAAGACCCGCTCCGTCTATCAGGAGCAGGTGATCCGCTTCCTGAAGTGGGCGCGGGCCACCTCTGGGCTGCGCCGGTTGGCCGAGGTAGACGCGCGCGCCGAGGAGCTGGCCACGGCCTATCTGCTGCGGGGAATAGAGACGGGCCTCTCGCCCTGGACGCTGGCGACGACCCGTTCCGCCCTGCGGCTCTTCTTTGGTGATCGGGCGCTGGCCGCCTCGGTCACACTGCCGCCACGGCGGCGGGAGCTGATCCGGCGCTCGCGTGGCCCGGTGGCACAGGATCACGACCTGAACCCGGCCCACTGGCAGGAGCTGATCACCTTCCTGCGGGCAACCGGCTTGCGCCGGCGAGAAGTGGCGGCGCTGCGCGTGGCGGATCTCAACCTGGCAGCGGGGGTGGTGCTCGTGCGCCACGGCAAGGGAGGCCGCCCGCGGGTGGCGCCCGTGCTGCCGGGCGTGGAGGAGCTGCTGCAACGGCTGTGGGCAGGGCGCCGGCCCGAGGAGCGGGTCTTTGCACGCATCCCGTCCCATCTGGACGTGCACGCCCTGCGGCGCGAGTATGCGCAGGCGCTGTATCGGCTGCTGTCGGAACGGGAGCTGCCACCGGCTCGGGGCCGGCTGCGCCCAGCGGACTATGATCGGGCAGCCGTGGAGGCGGTGGCGTCGGCCCTCGGGCATCGTCGTGTGGAGGTGGTGCTGCGTCACTACCTGCGCTAG
- a CDS encoding helix-turn-helix domain-containing protein, producing the protein MAQPDSLIDLLQQLGFTQYEAQCYLGLLCQHPLNGSQLSTALSLVFDVRWSTRLWIA; encoded by the coding sequence ATGGCGCAACCGGATTCCCTGATTGACCTCTTGCAACAGCTTGGCTTTACCCAATACGAAGCCCAGTGCTACCTTGGCCTGCTGTGCCAGCATCCCCTCAATGGCTCGCAACTCAGCACTGCACTGTCTTTGGTGTTCGACGTTCGATGGTCTACCAGACTCTGGATCGCTTAG
- a CDS encoding AAA-associated domain-containing protein has product MPQSLAHHLRRLLSLRTRCLSQPGILHRCHPIPRPMSRRRSNSSASRPWHLWPCCAALRKTWQRVDAEHYLERLHEHSSEGEAEAQLQTIIEWEHYAEIFTYQEEAEISPQETDAEREDLAAEAASGTREQCGCLGVRSRGDGQAGEQTGRPCYDTDAAFLKPGLGRDTALLLYDLASPGCAFPLIFWLMVRIAQMHGSLAEAALSPACRRDSDALLSQVPLAPGCRARAGARHSFPRKETTTW; this is encoded by the coding sequence ATGCCGCAAAGTCTTGCTCATCATCTCCGACGGCTCCTTTCCCTACGCACAAGATGCCTTAGCCAGCCCGGCATTCTGCACCGCTGCCATCCGATACCGAGGCCGATGTCCAGGAGGAGAAGCAACTCTTCCGCCAGCAGGCCCTGGCACTTGTGGCCCTGCTGCGCCGCATTGCGGAAGACCTGGCAGCGGGTGGATGCGGAGCACTATCTCGAACGCTTGCATGAGCATTCCAGTGAGGGGGAGGCAGAGGCTCAGCTGCAAACGATCATTGAGTGGGAGCACTACGCTGAAATCTTTACCTACCAGGAAGAAGCGGAGATCTCTCCGCAGGAAACGGATGCGGAGAGAGAAGACCTGGCCGCTGAGGCCGCCAGCGGCACGCGGGAGCAATGCGGCTGTCTGGGAGTCCGCTCTCGTGGAGACGGGCAGGCGGGCGAGCAGACAGGAAGACCCTGTTATGATACCGACGCGGCCTTCCTGAAGCCCGGCCTGGGCAGGGACACGGCTCTACTGCTGTACGATCTGGCCTCGCCAGGCTGTGCCTTTCCGCTGATCTTCTGGCTGATGGTGAGGATAGCACAGATGCACGGGAGCCTGGCCGAAGCGGCCCTCTCTCCAGCTTGTCGGAGAGATTCCGACGCTCTGCTCTCTCAGGTGCCCCTGGCACCAGGATGTCGCGCCCGTGCAGGAGCCCGGCATAGTTTTCCACGCAAGGAAACCACCACGTGGTAG
- a CDS encoding RHS repeat-associated core domain-containing protein, translating to MTPCVSREYFGYDVLGSLVVALDSGRNVAGTQLYGPYGNQRYTTGSLPTSLGYAGQRADSVTGLDYDVARYYDPVVGQFLTADTVQGNEQGQDPSASVGGNPETRTDPTGHYYTTLDNSGPIGRIFSSDGGRTMTISTHDPLVDKEPITKTMPRHSNPSKPTRPNLRPNPCGELSVCHGPMRNPGTSYMRQSGLSSTGDSLIAIGKKGLEDVWFHRLVDMLRNWFLPELMICVHRSIGPRF from the coding sequence ATGACGCCCTGCGTATCCAGGGAGTACTTTGGCTATGACGTGCTGGGGAGTCTGGTGGTCGCCCTGGATAGTGGAAGAAACGTAGCAGGAACGCAGTTGTACGGGCCGTATGGGAACCAGCGGTACACGACGGGGAGCCTGCCGACGAGCCTGGGCTACGCGGGGCAGCGAGCGGACAGTGTGACAGGGCTGGACTATGATGTAGCCCGCTATTACGATCCAGTGGTGGGGCAGTTCCTGACGGCGGACACGGTACAGGGGAACGAGCAGGGGCAGGACCCGTCTGCGTCCGTGGGAGGCAACCCAGAGACGCGGACCGATCCGACGGGACACTATTATACGACACTGGATAACAGTGGCCCGATTGGGCGGATCTTCTCCTCGGATGGAGGCCGAACAATGACGATTTCTACGCATGACCCGCTTGTAGATAAGGAGCCTATCACAAAGACTATGCCCAGGCACTCGAACCCCTCGAAGCCGACGCGTCCAAACCTGCGGCCCAACCCATGTGGAGAACTCTCTGTCTGTCACGGACCCATGCGCAATCCTGGCACCTCCTACATGCGTCAAAGCGGCCTGAGCAGTACAGGAGACAGTCTAATAGCCATCGGAAAGAAAGGTTTGGAGGATGTATGGTTCCATCGTTTGGTGGATATGCTCCGTAACTGGTTTTTGCCCGAATTGATGATATGCGTGCACAGGTCAATTGGCCCTCGCTTCTAG
- a CDS encoding outer membrane protein assembly factor BamB family protein — translation MRGKRQECKHALGKLLVCAILLVVSLLGCQQGMATVPLETAPCAAAQLQVHVTGLAGPLARSEVATLYVGGGTWLYALDAGSGFPRWCRVLQWRGPSQQNPLMGFGAIRHVGQELFAGIQYGYLLGLDAQNGAVRWGVEMEAGSEFWMEPAVDEGAGQVYGVGLSEVKALKLSDGQERWSYRLSQKRADRTTTLVHLAPVVGEKVVYVVGDDLGTVEGRASTVVALDVSTGKPRWTRSIPEGRAETYPLRVPQALLLGEGVLCLDVNDEIIGMRASDGRQLWQVNSSQWGDYQLIGVGQGRLYVAKEGKQEGKIQVSGLRLEDGQVSWSVELAGEFDRFAAPLQGLMEGQVLYLVDGQGGVEALDGQSGRVLWQRRVVEGSVGGLVPSRLVIGERDVYVMTMQRDEKDQFMLNVLDKYSGQAKWKVELPLPVVKGWILPVLAM, via the coding sequence ATGCGTGGAAAGCGGCAGGAATGCAAGCATGCTTTGGGAAAACTACTGGTATGTGCAATATTGCTGGTAGTGAGCCTGCTGGGCTGCCAGCAGGGGATGGCGACCGTGCCGTTAGAAACGGCTCCCTGTGCTGCGGCCCAGCTGCAGGTGCACGTCACCGGACTGGCTGGGCCTCTTGCCAGGAGTGAGGTGGCAACGCTCTATGTAGGGGGAGGGACCTGGCTCTATGCACTGGATGCCGGCAGTGGATTCCCACGCTGGTGCCGGGTGCTGCAGTGGAGGGGACCCTCCCAGCAAAACCCGTTAATGGGGTTCGGCGCCATCAGGCATGTCGGGCAAGAGCTGTTCGCGGGCATACAGTATGGCTATCTGCTGGGGCTGGATGCGCAAAACGGGGCGGTGCGCTGGGGGGTAGAGATGGAGGCGGGTTCAGAGTTCTGGATGGAGCCGGCGGTGGATGAGGGAGCCGGGCAGGTCTATGGGGTGGGTTTGTCAGAAGTGAAGGCGCTGAAGCTGAGTGATGGGCAGGAGCGGTGGAGCTATCGGCTGTCGCAGAAGCGAGCTGACCGGACCACAACGCTCGTCCATCTGGCGCCAGTGGTAGGGGAGAAGGTGGTCTATGTAGTGGGGGATGATCTGGGGACGGTGGAGGGAAGGGCCTCGACTGTGGTGGCGCTGGATGTGAGCACAGGGAAACCGCGGTGGACCCGGAGCATTCCGGAGGGGAGAGCCGAGACGTATCCGTTGCGGGTGCCGCAGGCCCTGCTGCTAGGGGAAGGAGTTCTCTGCCTGGATGTGAACGATGAGATCATTGGAATGCGTGCTAGCGATGGGCGGCAGCTCTGGCAGGTGAACAGCTCGCAATGGGGGGACTACCAGCTGATTGGGGTGGGACAGGGCAGGCTGTATGTGGCGAAAGAAGGGAAGCAGGAGGGGAAGATACAGGTGAGTGGGCTGCGGCTGGAGGATGGACAGGTAAGCTGGTCGGTCGAGCTGGCGGGAGAGTTCGATCGATTCGCGGCACCGCTGCAAGGACTGATGGAGGGGCAGGTGTTGTATCTGGTGGATGGACAAGGGGGGGTGGAGGCGCTAGATGGGCAAAGCGGGCGAGTGCTCTGGCAAAGGAGGGTGGTAGAGGGGAGTGTGGGAGGGTTGGTTCCCTCCCGGCTGGTGATAGGTGAAAGAGATGTTTATGTGATGACTATGCAAAGGGATGAAAAGGATCAATTTATGCTGAATGTGCTAGATAAGTACAGCGGGCAGGCGAAATGGAAGGTGGAGCTGCCATTGCCTGTGGTGAAGGGATGGATACTTCCGGTACTGGCAATGTGA